In a single window of the Bradyrhizobium erythrophlei genome:
- a CDS encoding MBL fold metallo-hydrolase: MKLRATFLIAAGLSILLSLAVPARAAAPESKSQITILYDAFGTDPSMSKDWGFSALVEIAGKRILFDTGNDADIFAANVKAKGVDLKTLDFVVLSHRHSDHMAGLNYVLSVNPTVKIYAPKEGFGIYGSSLPSSFYRKDETLPPEMRYYGGAPPPVMKFGAAWHGANFELIDKTTEIAPGMTLIALVSDAPGTRELKELSLAVNTPDGMVLVVGCSHPGIERIVEAAAAINPRIHLIAGGFHLVVASDDVIAKAVAALKHTFKVESVAPGHCTGEPTFAALKKAFGDRYLYAGLGTVLPLGANTGSDIRRGEGPALQQDDLTTYRRLARREDPFGILHARSLRTKASQL; this comes from the coding sequence ATGAAGCTTCGCGCGACATTCCTTATCGCAGCAGGACTTTCAATCCTTCTTTCGCTAGCCGTCCCAGCCAGAGCCGCTGCGCCAGAGTCCAAAAGTCAAATCACTATCCTCTACGATGCCTTCGGAACCGATCCTTCGATGAGCAAGGACTGGGGCTTCTCGGCCCTCGTGGAGATCGCCGGAAAACGAATCTTGTTTGACACCGGAAATGACGCCGACATCTTTGCGGCCAATGTAAAGGCGAAGGGAGTTGACCTCAAAACCCTTGATTTTGTTGTCCTGTCACACCGGCATTCGGACCACATGGCAGGCTTGAATTATGTTTTGAGTGTCAATCCGACTGTGAAGATTTACGCGCCCAAAGAAGGATTCGGCATCTACGGTTCGTCGCTGCCGTCGAGCTTCTACCGAAAAGATGAGACGTTGCCGCCGGAGATGCGCTACTACGGAGGCGCACCACCTCCAGTCATGAAGTTCGGCGCGGCATGGCATGGGGCCAACTTTGAATTGATCGACAAGACCACCGAAATCGCTCCGGGCATGACCCTGATAGCGTTGGTGTCCGATGCCCCCGGCACCAGGGAGCTCAAGGAACTATCTCTTGCCGTCAACACCCCTGATGGCATGGTACTCGTAGTCGGCTGCTCACATCCAGGGATTGAAAGGATTGTCGAGGCAGCGGCGGCTATCAATCCCAGAATTCATCTGATTGCCGGCGGCTTCCACCTCGTCGTTGCTTCTGACGATGTTATCGCGAAGGCAGTGGCGGCTCTGAAACATACGTTCAAGGTGGAGAGCGTTGCTCCGGGCCACTGCACGGGCGAGCCGACGTTCGCGGCGTTGAAGAAAGCCTTCGGTGACCGGTATCTTTATGCAGGTCTCGGCACGGTTCTCCCGCTTGGAGCGAACACGGGCTCCGACATCCGACGAGGCGAGGGACCGGCGCTGCAGCAAGATGACCTGACCACCTATCGCAGGCTCGCGCGCCGCGAAGATCCGTTCGGAATCCTGCATGCGCGAAGTTTACGAACAAAAGCCTCGCAGTTGTGA
- a CDS encoding antibiotic biosynthesis monooxygenase, whose translation MYAAIRQGKAKTGMVEELTRRIKEGAIPIISDVEGFMAYYVVYAPDDTVTAVSIFNNYAGAEEANRRALAWIEQNLAPLLIGPATAVAGPVIVHTLA comes from the coding sequence ATGTACGCCGCCATTCGTCAGGGTAAAGCCAAGACTGGCATGGTCGAAGAACTCACGCGCAGAATTAAGGAGGGCGCCATTCCGATCATTAGTGATGTTGAAGGCTTCATGGCTTACTATGTGGTTTATGCACCCGACGATACTGTAACGGCGGTCAGCATCTTCAACAATTACGCGGGAGCGGAGGAGGCAAACAGGCGTGCACTCGCCTGGATCGAGCAAAACCTTGCGCCCCTGCTCATTGGCCCCGCCACCGCGGTGGCCGGCCCGGTGATCGTCCATACGTTGGCATAG
- a CDS encoding SDR family NAD(P)-dependent oxidoreductase yields MSTQVVLITGGLTGIGRAAALAFARKGAKVVVAGRRDEAGKALANELRSFGSEAEFINADVRKEDDIRAMVDKTVARFGRLDVAVNNAATEGQVGPITDQTAESFAATFETNVLGVVLSMKHEVRAMQAQGSGSIINISSTYGHEGAAGASIYAGAKHAVEGITKSVALETARSGIRVNAVAPGPTDTGMLTRFTGTAENKAALATQVPLGRLGLSEEVADGIVFIASDEARFITGHVLNVDGGHSAN; encoded by the coding sequence ATGAGCACTCAAGTTGTCTTGATCACCGGCGGACTCACCGGCATCGGGCGCGCCGCCGCCCTCGCCTTCGCCAGGAAGGGTGCGAAGGTGGTCGTTGCCGGCCGGCGTGATGAGGCCGGCAAAGCGCTCGCTAACGAGCTGCGCTCCTTCGGTTCGGAGGCCGAGTTCATCAACGCCGACGTCCGCAAGGAGGATGACATCCGCGCGATGGTCGACAAGACCGTCGCACGGTTTGGCCGTCTCGATGTCGCGGTGAACAACGCCGCCACCGAAGGTCAGGTCGGCCCGATCACGGACCAGACCGCGGAAAGCTTTGCCGCGACGTTCGAGACCAACGTTCTTGGCGTCGTCCTGAGCATGAAGCACGAAGTGCGCGCCATGCAGGCCCAGGGCAGCGGCAGCATCATCAACATCTCCTCGACCTATGGGCACGAGGGCGCGGCCGGAGCCTCGATCTACGCCGGCGCCAAGCACGCCGTCGAAGGCATCACCAAGTCGGTGGCGCTCGAAACCGCCAGGTCGGGAATTCGCGTGAATGCCGTCGCGCCTGGCCCCACCGACACGGGCATGCTGACCCGCTTCACCGGCACGGCGGAGAACAAGGCGGCGCTGGCGACGCAGGTTCCGCTGGGTCGGCTCGGCCTGTCCGAGGAAGTCGCCGACGGTATCGTGTTCATCGCGTCGGACGAAGCCAGGTTCATCACGGGTCATGTCCTCAATGTCGACGGCGGACACAGCGCCAACTGA
- a CDS encoding alpha/beta fold hydrolase, whose amino-acid sequence MTQHSHQTAPTQFVDAAGIRFAYRRFGQSGGVPLVFNMHFIGTMDHWDPLVTDGLAAGREVILFNNAGISSTSGEVPASVEEMAANAAAFIEALGLAKVDVLGFSLGGFVAQALTAANPGLVRRLILVGTGPRGGEAMATLTPEAQAAFGASYANPDELWLDVFFTPTEASQAAGRAFLKRFRLRQEGRDPEVTEMVAPAQITAIGKWGASRAGAFDYLREITHPTLVINGSNDVIIYSVNSFILQQNLPNAQLILYPDSNHGSQYQYPALFVGDVTRFLDAVVPFPIQKDADHD is encoded by the coding sequence ATGACTCAGCACAGTCACCAGACCGCGCCGACGCAGTTCGTGGACGCAGCGGGCATTCGGTTCGCTTACCGGCGCTTCGGCCAATCGGGCGGCGTACCGCTCGTCTTCAACATGCATTTCATCGGTACGATGGACCACTGGGACCCGCTGGTGACTGACGGCCTCGCGGCGGGGCGGGAGGTGATCCTGTTCAACAACGCCGGCATTTCCAGCACGAGCGGCGAGGTGCCGGCTTCGGTCGAGGAGATGGCGGCCAACGCGGCGGCGTTCATCGAGGCGCTTGGTCTTGCGAAGGTGGACGTTCTCGGTTTCTCGCTTGGCGGCTTCGTCGCGCAGGCGCTGACGGCCGCCAACCCTGGTCTGGTTCGCCGCTTGATCCTGGTGGGGACAGGCCCGCGGGGTGGAGAGGCGATGGCGACCCTGACGCCCGAAGCTCAGGCCGCGTTCGGCGCGAGCTATGCGAACCCGGACGAGTTGTGGCTGGACGTTTTCTTCACGCCGACTGAGGCGAGCCAGGCTGCCGGCCGGGCATTTCTGAAGCGGTTCCGCCTGCGCCAGGAAGGTCGCGATCCCGAGGTGACCGAGATGGTCGCGCCCGCGCAGATCACCGCGATCGGTAAATGGGGTGCTTCGCGCGCGGGCGCGTTCGACTATCTCCGAGAGATTACCCACCCGACGCTGGTGATCAACGGAAGCAATGACGTGATCATCTATTCCGTGAATTCGTTTATTCTTCAGCAGAACCTGCCTAACGCGCAACTCATCCTCTATCCGGATTCCAATCACGGGTCGCAGTACCAATATCCCGCGTTATTCGTCGGCGACGTGACGCGGTTTTTGGATGCCGTGGTGCCGTTTCCAATTCAGAAGGACGCTGATCATGACTGA
- a CDS encoding DUF427 domain-containing protein, producing the protein MTDKPMKIPGPDHPISIEANPSRVVVKVGGKIIADTSDALTLREASYPAVQYIPRRDVDMAALTRSEHTTYCPYKGDASYYSIPAGGHRSVNAVWTYETPFEAMAQIKDYVAFYPDRVDEIS; encoded by the coding sequence ATGACTGACAAACCGATGAAGATTCCCGGGCCTGACCATCCCATTTCCATCGAAGCGAACCCGTCTCGCGTGGTGGTCAAAGTCGGCGGAAAGATCATCGCCGACACAAGCGATGCGTTGACGCTTCGCGAGGCGTCCTATCCGGCCGTTCAGTATATCCCCCGTCGAGATGTCGATATGGCCGCACTCACGCGTAGCGAACACACGACGTATTGCCCCTACAAGGGCGACGCTTCCTACTACAGCATTCCGGCTGGCGGGCATCGTTCGGTCAATGCGGTGTGGACTTATGAGACCCCGTTTGAAGCGATGGCGCAGATCAAGGATTACGTCGCCTTCTACCCGGACCGTGTCGACGAGATCAGCTAA
- a CDS encoding nuclear transport factor 2 family protein — translation MSQSVEARNRALVLEAFDTLFNKRDYAAAERFWSPNYVQHSAHIGPGREGLFDLIKGIPASLKYEPGVIVAEGDFVIVHGRFSGTGRPRSWIAADVVRIADGVLAEHWDVLQDEAAREESKSGLPMFGDSFVD, via the coding sequence ATGAGTCAGTCAGTGGAAGCAAGGAACAGGGCGCTCGTCCTCGAGGCGTTCGACACCTTGTTCAACAAGCGAGACTACGCGGCCGCTGAACGCTTCTGGTCACCCAACTACGTCCAGCACAGCGCCCACATCGGGCCGGGCCGCGAAGGTCTCTTCGACCTCATCAAGGGTATTCCCGCATCCCTCAAATATGAGCCGGGCGTGATCGTAGCCGAAGGCGACTTCGTCATCGTCCACGGACGATTCTCCGGCACCGGACGCCCGAGAAGCTGGATCGCCGCCGACGTGGTGCGCATCGCCGACGGGGTGTTGGCCGAACACTGGGACGTCCTCCAGGATGAGGCGGCGCGCGAGGAGTCGAAAAGCGGCCTGCCGATGTTCGGCGACAGCTTTGTCGATTGA